One window from the genome of Dioscorea cayenensis subsp. rotundata cultivar TDr96_F1 chromosome 3, TDr96_F1_v2_PseudoChromosome.rev07_lg8_w22 25.fasta, whole genome shotgun sequence encodes:
- the LOC120253232 gene encoding putative U-box domain-containing protein 42 isoform X2, whose translation MSNISKDEKIKLTKYILSSISEIMSSVLEVNIEKENLLEFGSYLHRTTPALSELQVAENVPSSTTETLRCLAAKVDIAKELVEKCNSGAKSVPASELKSIIEQIEGVVNSIGQDIGTIPSNIFQNHKYAGTAIQSLAKEMQNAQFDTDVSLKNNMEGEQDLYQVQTSKEEFKTTDNNIGDGEMPRLKDFLKGMYYHGKNIPPSKTLNQLAEQIEPLYEAFFCPLTKKVMDDPVTIETGVTYERKAIKKWFENLMNNSQDIVCPVTKQKLHSRVLSTNLALKTMITEWKERNEASRMRIAQTALSLASSASVILDAIRDLEDLCTKREHNKLKMHNFGVTKILAQFLEYDDRDVRCETSKALRCLAEDDRGKEIIAKTRAITAAVKMLSSDHLQEKHASLSLLLQLSKSEIICRNIGATPGAILMLITMKYNERTDFVSAERAGETLKNMEKCPDNIKCMAENGLLEPLLNHIVDGDEEMQIEMVSYLGDLVLGNDMKNYVARRMSPILIKMIQCGNTFSRKAAFKALLRLSSHHSNSTTLIEAGIVPIMVDEIFIRKIYDEPVDSKEESAAVIANILESGADPRFIQVYKHGHTMASDYVIYNIVHMLRYSNTAELNKNLIRILLSLTKLPKPFAAIVSVMKETEASYNVIEFLNSKNEDLVINSGKLLIKLITHMGHTIAEALCKTREQPGSLIKKLETDQVTKKHAISVNLVAKLPHHNLTLNLALLHSGTIPIIINNIQNFQRSETRIGRHERHYIEGLVGILLRFTTTLYDHEILQMAKEQNLTTVFTELLVRKSGSDEVQRMSAIGLENLSSETVNLSKPSMEIRGSTKMTKFLPRVFSIGSRRESRVKPCPVHRGACSPSTTFCLLESNALGKLVRCLQHENVKVVEAALSAICTLLDEKVDVERSLEVLGEMELVEQVVGVLRKHKQDGIWQKAFWVIERFVVKKGEELYGDEQFSEVLQDAYQHGNSRSRQVAQNMLSHLKKSSLPRNFTAV comes from the exons ATGTCG AATAtatcaaaagatgagaaaattaAGTTAACTAAGTACATACTATCTTCTATCTCGGAGATCATGTCATCGGTGTTAGAAGTcaatattgaaaaagaaaacttgtTAGAGTTCGGAAGTTACCTCCATCGAACAACCCCAGCCTTATCAGAGTTGCAAGTAGCAGAAAATGTGCCATCAAGCACGACAGAGACTCTGCGGTGTTTAGCTGCAAAAGTAGATATTGCCAAAGAATTAGTCGAAAAATGTAACTCCGGAGCTAAATCAGTTCCGGCTAGTGAGCTTAAAAGCATCATTGAACAGATAGAGGGGGTGGTCAATAGCATTGGGCAGGACATTGGCACAATACCATCAAACATTTTTCAGAATCACAAGTACGCCGGAACTGCAATTCAATCACTTGCAAAGGAGATGCAAAATGCTCAGTTTGACACCGATGTATCTTTGAAGAACAATATGGAAGGGGAACAAGATTTATATCAAGTTCAAACTTCAAAAGAGGAATTCAAAACAACTGATAATAACATTGGTGATGGAGAGATGCCACGCTTGAAGGACTTTCTCAAAGGAATGTATTACCATGGGAAAAACATTCCGCCGAGTAAGACATTAAATCAATTAGCAGAGCAGATAGAGCCTTTATATGAGGCATTTTTCTGTCCATTAACGAAGAAAGTCATGGATGATCCGGTCACAATTGAAACTGGGGTGACATATGAAAGGAAGGCAATCAAGAAATGGTTTGAGAATTTGATGAATAATTCACAGGATATAGTTTGTCCAGTCACGAAGCAGAAATTACATAGTAGAGTTCTCAGCACCAACTTAGCATTGAAAACCATGATCACCGaatggaaagaaagaaatgaagcaaGTAGAATGAGAATTGCTCAGACTGCATTATCATTAGCAAGTTCGGCAAGTGTTATATTGGATGCAATAAGGGACTTGGAAGACCTTTGCACAAAACGAGAACACAACAAGTTGAAGATGCATAATTTTGGAGTTACAAAGATACTGGCACAGTTTCTAGAATATGATGACAGGGATGTGAGATGTGAAACTTCAAAAGCTCTCCGTTGTTTAGCTGAGGATGATCGAGgaaag GAAATCATTGCAAAAACAAGAGCAATTACTGCAGCAGTAAAGATGTTGTCAAGTGATCACCTTCAAGAGAAGCATGCGTCGCTTTCATTGTTGTTACAACTTTCGAAGAGTGAGATAATTTGCAGAAATATCGGAGCCACTCCCGGAGCTATTCTGATGCTAATCACAATGAAATATAATGAACGCACAGACTTTGTCAGTGCAGAGAGAGCAGGAGAAACACTGAAAAACATGGAGAAGTGTCCAGATAATATCAAATGCATGGCAGAAAATGGTCTATTGGAGCCCCTTCTAAACCATATTGTTGATG GTGACGAAGAGATGCAGATTGAAATGGTGAGCTATTTAGGGGACCTTGTTCTTGGGAATGACATGAAAAACTATGTTGCTAGGAGAATGTCGCCAATTCTAATCAAAATGATCCAATGTGGGAACACGTTTTCCCGAAAAGCCGCATTCAAAGCTCTACTTCGTCTCTCATCTCACCACTCAAACAGCACAACACTAATCGAAGCCGGCATTGTACCTATAATGGTTGATGAGATATTCATTAGAAAAATCTACGACGAGCCAGTGGATTCCAAGGAAGAGTCTGCTGCAGTAATAGCAAACATACTTGAATCCGGAGCTGATCCCCGGTTTATCCAAGTTTACAAACATGGACACACAATGGCCTCAGACTATGTAATCTACAATATCGTGCACATGCTCCGCTACTCCAACACTGCCGAACTAAATAAAAACCTCATCAGAATCCTGCTATCCCTCACCAAACTACCCAAACCCTTTGCAGCAATAGTATCAGTGATGAAAGAAACCGAAGCATCCTACAATGTCATTGAATTCTTGAATTCCAAGAACGAAGATCTTGTCATCAATTCTGGCAAATTACTCATCAAACTCATAACACACATGGGACACACTATAGCAGAAGCACTATGCAAGACCAGAGAACAGCCAGGGAGCTTAATCAAGAAGCTAGAAACCGATCAAGTCACAAAGAAACATGCCATATCAGTGAACCTAGTAGCTAAACTCCCACACCACAACCTTACCCTCAATCTAGCACTACTCCACAGCGGCACAATACCAATAATCATAAACAACATACAAAACTTCCAGAGAAGTGAAACAAGAATAGGAAGACATGAGAGGCATTACATCGAAGGCCTTGTGGGCATTCTGCTGAGGTTCACCACCACACTCTATGACCATGAAATTCTCCAAATGGCTAAAGAGCAGAACCTGACAACAGTATTCACAGAGCTATTAGTAAGGAAATCAGGGAGTGATGAAGTGCAAAGAATGTCAGCAATTGGGTTAGAAAACCTGTCTTCAGAGACAGtaaacctctcaaaaccatcaATGGAGATAAGAGGAAGTACCAAGATGACAAAGTTCCTACCCAGGGTCTTCAGCATTGGATCAAGAAGGGAAAGCAGAGTCAAGCCATGCCCAGTGCACAGAGGGGCATGCTCACCATCAACCACATTCTGCTTGTTGGAGTCCAATGCACTAGGAAAATTAGTGAGATGCTTACAGCATGAGAATGTGAAGGTGGTAGAGGCAGCATTGTCAGCAATATGCACATTGCTGGATGAAAAGGTGGATGTGGAGAGGAGTTTGGAGGTGCTGGGTGAGATGGAGCTGGTGGAGCAAGTAGTGGGAGTTCTGAGGAAGCACAAGCAGGATGGGATATGGCAGAAGGCATTCTGGGTGATAGAGAGGTTTGTTGTGAAGAAGGGAGAGGAATTGTATGGTGATGAACAGTTCTCTGAGGTTCTGCAGGATGCATACCAGCATGGAAATAGTAGAAGTAGGCAGGTGGCTCAGAACATGTTGAGCCATTTGAAGAAGTCTAGCTTGCCAAGGAACTTCACTGCTGTTTAA
- the LOC120253232 gene encoding putative U-box domain-containing protein 42 isoform X1: protein MFFILLERKSFPQFQRSTTEVGFQLDVVLFSQIQQNISKDEKIKLTKYILSSISEIMSSVLEVNIEKENLLEFGSYLHRTTPALSELQVAENVPSSTTETLRCLAAKVDIAKELVEKCNSGAKSVPASELKSIIEQIEGVVNSIGQDIGTIPSNIFQNHKYAGTAIQSLAKEMQNAQFDTDVSLKNNMEGEQDLYQVQTSKEEFKTTDNNIGDGEMPRLKDFLKGMYYHGKNIPPSKTLNQLAEQIEPLYEAFFCPLTKKVMDDPVTIETGVTYERKAIKKWFENLMNNSQDIVCPVTKQKLHSRVLSTNLALKTMITEWKERNEASRMRIAQTALSLASSASVILDAIRDLEDLCTKREHNKLKMHNFGVTKILAQFLEYDDRDVRCETSKALRCLAEDDRGKEIIAKTRAITAAVKMLSSDHLQEKHASLSLLLQLSKSEIICRNIGATPGAILMLITMKYNERTDFVSAERAGETLKNMEKCPDNIKCMAENGLLEPLLNHIVDGDEEMQIEMVSYLGDLVLGNDMKNYVARRMSPILIKMIQCGNTFSRKAAFKALLRLSSHHSNSTTLIEAGIVPIMVDEIFIRKIYDEPVDSKEESAAVIANILESGADPRFIQVYKHGHTMASDYVIYNIVHMLRYSNTAELNKNLIRILLSLTKLPKPFAAIVSVMKETEASYNVIEFLNSKNEDLVINSGKLLIKLITHMGHTIAEALCKTREQPGSLIKKLETDQVTKKHAISVNLVAKLPHHNLTLNLALLHSGTIPIIINNIQNFQRSETRIGRHERHYIEGLVGILLRFTTTLYDHEILQMAKEQNLTTVFTELLVRKSGSDEVQRMSAIGLENLSSETVNLSKPSMEIRGSTKMTKFLPRVFSIGSRRESRVKPCPVHRGACSPSTTFCLLESNALGKLVRCLQHENVKVVEAALSAICTLLDEKVDVERSLEVLGEMELVEQVVGVLRKHKQDGIWQKAFWVIERFVVKKGEELYGDEQFSEVLQDAYQHGNSRSRQVAQNMLSHLKKSSLPRNFTAV from the exons atgTTCTTCATTTTATTGGAAAGGAAATCATTTCCACAGTTCCAGAGATCAACAACAGAAGTAGGATTTCAGTTGGATGTCG ttttattttctcaaattcAACAGAATAtatcaaaagatgagaaaattaAGTTAACTAAGTACATACTATCTTCTATCTCGGAGATCATGTCATCGGTGTTAGAAGTcaatattgaaaaagaaaacttgtTAGAGTTCGGAAGTTACCTCCATCGAACAACCCCAGCCTTATCAGAGTTGCAAGTAGCAGAAAATGTGCCATCAAGCACGACAGAGACTCTGCGGTGTTTAGCTGCAAAAGTAGATATTGCCAAAGAATTAGTCGAAAAATGTAACTCCGGAGCTAAATCAGTTCCGGCTAGTGAGCTTAAAAGCATCATTGAACAGATAGAGGGGGTGGTCAATAGCATTGGGCAGGACATTGGCACAATACCATCAAACATTTTTCAGAATCACAAGTACGCCGGAACTGCAATTCAATCACTTGCAAAGGAGATGCAAAATGCTCAGTTTGACACCGATGTATCTTTGAAGAACAATATGGAAGGGGAACAAGATTTATATCAAGTTCAAACTTCAAAAGAGGAATTCAAAACAACTGATAATAACATTGGTGATGGAGAGATGCCACGCTTGAAGGACTTTCTCAAAGGAATGTATTACCATGGGAAAAACATTCCGCCGAGTAAGACATTAAATCAATTAGCAGAGCAGATAGAGCCTTTATATGAGGCATTTTTCTGTCCATTAACGAAGAAAGTCATGGATGATCCGGTCACAATTGAAACTGGGGTGACATATGAAAGGAAGGCAATCAAGAAATGGTTTGAGAATTTGATGAATAATTCACAGGATATAGTTTGTCCAGTCACGAAGCAGAAATTACATAGTAGAGTTCTCAGCACCAACTTAGCATTGAAAACCATGATCACCGaatggaaagaaagaaatgaagcaaGTAGAATGAGAATTGCTCAGACTGCATTATCATTAGCAAGTTCGGCAAGTGTTATATTGGATGCAATAAGGGACTTGGAAGACCTTTGCACAAAACGAGAACACAACAAGTTGAAGATGCATAATTTTGGAGTTACAAAGATACTGGCACAGTTTCTAGAATATGATGACAGGGATGTGAGATGTGAAACTTCAAAAGCTCTCCGTTGTTTAGCTGAGGATGATCGAGgaaag GAAATCATTGCAAAAACAAGAGCAATTACTGCAGCAGTAAAGATGTTGTCAAGTGATCACCTTCAAGAGAAGCATGCGTCGCTTTCATTGTTGTTACAACTTTCGAAGAGTGAGATAATTTGCAGAAATATCGGAGCCACTCCCGGAGCTATTCTGATGCTAATCACAATGAAATATAATGAACGCACAGACTTTGTCAGTGCAGAGAGAGCAGGAGAAACACTGAAAAACATGGAGAAGTGTCCAGATAATATCAAATGCATGGCAGAAAATGGTCTATTGGAGCCCCTTCTAAACCATATTGTTGATG GTGACGAAGAGATGCAGATTGAAATGGTGAGCTATTTAGGGGACCTTGTTCTTGGGAATGACATGAAAAACTATGTTGCTAGGAGAATGTCGCCAATTCTAATCAAAATGATCCAATGTGGGAACACGTTTTCCCGAAAAGCCGCATTCAAAGCTCTACTTCGTCTCTCATCTCACCACTCAAACAGCACAACACTAATCGAAGCCGGCATTGTACCTATAATGGTTGATGAGATATTCATTAGAAAAATCTACGACGAGCCAGTGGATTCCAAGGAAGAGTCTGCTGCAGTAATAGCAAACATACTTGAATCCGGAGCTGATCCCCGGTTTATCCAAGTTTACAAACATGGACACACAATGGCCTCAGACTATGTAATCTACAATATCGTGCACATGCTCCGCTACTCCAACACTGCCGAACTAAATAAAAACCTCATCAGAATCCTGCTATCCCTCACCAAACTACCCAAACCCTTTGCAGCAATAGTATCAGTGATGAAAGAAACCGAAGCATCCTACAATGTCATTGAATTCTTGAATTCCAAGAACGAAGATCTTGTCATCAATTCTGGCAAATTACTCATCAAACTCATAACACACATGGGACACACTATAGCAGAAGCACTATGCAAGACCAGAGAACAGCCAGGGAGCTTAATCAAGAAGCTAGAAACCGATCAAGTCACAAAGAAACATGCCATATCAGTGAACCTAGTAGCTAAACTCCCACACCACAACCTTACCCTCAATCTAGCACTACTCCACAGCGGCACAATACCAATAATCATAAACAACATACAAAACTTCCAGAGAAGTGAAACAAGAATAGGAAGACATGAGAGGCATTACATCGAAGGCCTTGTGGGCATTCTGCTGAGGTTCACCACCACACTCTATGACCATGAAATTCTCCAAATGGCTAAAGAGCAGAACCTGACAACAGTATTCACAGAGCTATTAGTAAGGAAATCAGGGAGTGATGAAGTGCAAAGAATGTCAGCAATTGGGTTAGAAAACCTGTCTTCAGAGACAGtaaacctctcaaaaccatcaATGGAGATAAGAGGAAGTACCAAGATGACAAAGTTCCTACCCAGGGTCTTCAGCATTGGATCAAGAAGGGAAAGCAGAGTCAAGCCATGCCCAGTGCACAGAGGGGCATGCTCACCATCAACCACATTCTGCTTGTTGGAGTCCAATGCACTAGGAAAATTAGTGAGATGCTTACAGCATGAGAATGTGAAGGTGGTAGAGGCAGCATTGTCAGCAATATGCACATTGCTGGATGAAAAGGTGGATGTGGAGAGGAGTTTGGAGGTGCTGGGTGAGATGGAGCTGGTGGAGCAAGTAGTGGGAGTTCTGAGGAAGCACAAGCAGGATGGGATATGGCAGAAGGCATTCTGGGTGATAGAGAGGTTTGTTGTGAAGAAGGGAGAGGAATTGTATGGTGATGAACAGTTCTCTGAGGTTCTGCAGGATGCATACCAGCATGGAAATAGTAGAAGTAGGCAGGTGGCTCAGAACATGTTGAGCCATTTGAAGAAGTCTAGCTTGCCAAGGAACTTCACTGCTGTTTAA